In Prosthecomicrobium sp. N25, one DNA window encodes the following:
- the kynA gene encoding tryptophan 2,3-dioxygenase: MSGDPEDPARDGAVTGFAGRMSYGDYLSLDPILSAQHPLTAAHDEMLFIIQHQTSELWMKLAIHEITAAMRAVARDDLEPAFKILSRVSRIFEQLNNAWDVLRTMTPADYTTFRTALGQSSGFQSYQYRAIEYLVGNRNAAMLKPHEHRPDLVARLEAIRAAPSLYDEAIRLLARSGLPVDPAVLDRDVTQPYAPDESVKAAWTAVYRDTGTHWKLYELAEKLVDFEDYFRRWRFNHVTTVERVIGFKRGTGGTSGVDYLKRMLGVVLFPELWALRTEL; encoded by the coding sequence ATGAGCGGCGATCCGGAGGATCCGGCCCGGGACGGGGCCGTGACGGGCTTCGCCGGGCGCATGTCCTACGGCGACTATCTGTCGCTCGACCCGATCCTGTCGGCCCAGCATCCGCTCACCGCGGCGCATGACGAGATGCTCTTCATCATCCAGCACCAGACGTCGGAACTCTGGATGAAGCTCGCCATCCACGAGATCACGGCGGCGATGCGGGCGGTCGCGCGGGACGACCTGGAGCCCGCCTTCAAGATCCTGTCGCGGGTGTCGCGGATCTTCGAGCAGCTGAACAACGCCTGGGACGTGCTGCGGACCATGACGCCGGCGGACTACACCACGTTCCGGACGGCGCTCGGCCAGTCCTCAGGCTTCCAGTCCTACCAGTACCGCGCCATCGAGTATCTCGTCGGCAACCGCAACGCCGCGATGCTGAAGCCGCACGAGCACCGGCCGGACCTCGTCGCCCGGCTGGAAGCGATCCGCGCGGCGCCGAGCCTCTACGACGAGGCGATCCGGCTCCTCGCCCGGTCGGGCCTGCCGGTCGACCCCGCCGTCCTCGACCGCGACGTGACGCAGCCCTATGCGCCGGACGAGAGCGTGAAGGCGGCCTGGACGGCGGTCTACCGGGACACGGGCACCCATTGGAAGCTCTACGAGCTCGCCGAGAAGCTGGTGGACTTCGAAGACTATTTCCGGCGCTGGCGTTTCAACCACGTGACGACGGTGGAGCGAGTCATCGGCTTCAAGCGCGGGACGGGCGGGACCTCGGGGGTGGACTACCTCAAGCGCATGCTGGGGGTGGTGCTGTTCCCGGAACTCTGGGCGCTGAGGACGGAGCTTTGA